GGTCGTGCCTCTAGATATCCAGCCATTGTCAAAATAGCTAGATCCGGACGAAGAGTAGCTCTCGTTAAGTTCAATTGATCAGCAATTTGTTCACCTGTAATTGGACCATTAGCTTTAACGATTTCAACAATTTGTTCTTGCCTTTTATTTAATTCTATAAGACTCACCGCCTTACTATTAGATATGTATTATTTCATTATGGCTTTTCCAAACATTTTGCAAGGTTGCTCATTTCCGCTAAATCAACCTTATACAGCGGTTCAAAGAACCTCTTAATAAGAACAATCTATATGAGATCTTAATTAATATAATAACATTAAACCTCATGTGTATAACACATTAAAAAATCAAATAAAACTTCAAATGGATTTATCCATATGTCGATTATATACTATCTACCTATAATGAAAAGATATTGTTTCCGCTTTAATACCTTTGTATCTAAAGAAAAAGGGCTGACAAAGTTAAGTCAGTCCCTTCATATTTGATCATTACTTTACTAAAATGACATTCATTTTTGCAAAGGATTCTATTAATTGAGATAGTTTGACCATTTGAGCCAGACGATTCGCCTTTACATTTTCATCATCTGACATTACCATTGTATGATCAAAATAATCAATAATTACCGGTTTCAATTCTGCTAAAATACCATAATTTTCTCGGATCTTTTCTACAGTTTTAAAGTTGTTTAACTGTTCAACCGCTTGAAGATATGCCTTATAAAGTGATCTCTCATGTTCACTTTCAAATAACTCTTCGTTAATATCTAAGTTATTCCCTTTTTTAGCAATATTCATCACACGAGCCAGTGCTTCAACAGTTTCTTTAAATTCAGGTTCAACCGAAGCCTCTTGAAGAACTTTAGCACGTGCAACAAGTGAATTTACTTCAAGTATAGATGATTCTAAAACTGCATCGTTTAAGTCATAACGAATGTTTTCTTCAGCTAAACGATATTTTAATCTTAGTCTAAAGAATGATTGTAATTCTTCTTTCGCTTCAGTAGAACCTTTATCACCATAAAAAGATAGTGCTAGCTCAAATAACTCCGGCAAAGCAATTGTCCATTGCTTCGATAAAAGAATTTGAATAATTCCGCTTGCCTGCCTTCTTAAAGCATACGGGTCCTGTGACCCGGTTGGGATTTTGCCAATGGAGAAAAATCCAACAATTGTGTCTAATTTGTCTGCTAATGCAACAATTGCCCCAACATTTGAAGCAGGTGCTGCATCCTCAGCGTGCCTCGGCATATAGTGTTCGTTAATAGCTCTAGATACTTCTTCCGTTTCACCGCTTAGTCTCGCATACTTTTCACCAATTTTCCCTTGAAGCTCAGGGAACTCATATACCATATGTGTAACCAAGTCAAACTTACAAATAGACGCAGCTCTTTCCACGTCTTGCTTTTCATTTGAAGGTACTTGAAGTAGGTCTGCTAATTTGCCAGAAAGGCTTACAATTCGTTTCACCTTTTCTCCTAAAGTTCCTAACTCCTCATGGAAAACAATTTTATCAAGTTTTTTTACGGCATCCCCAATATTGAGTTTCTGATCTTCTTTATAGAAGAAATTTGCATCAGAAAGGCGCGCACGTAACACTTTTTCATTACCTCTTGCAACATTTTCAAGATGGTTTTGATCACCGTTTCTTACCGTAATAAAATAAGGCTGTAATTCTCCGGCTTTGCTTCTTACCGGGAAATAACGCTGATGCTCCTTCATCGTTGTAACCAACACTTCATCTGGTAACGATAAATATTCTTGTTCAAACTTACCAAACAAAGCGGTTGGGTATTCAACAAGATTGTTTACTTCCTCTAACAGGTCCTCATCAACCGGGATGACCCAGTTATGTTCTTGTTCGAGATCTGATAGCTGCTGACTTATTGCTTCTTTTCTTTTTACAGGATTTGCAATGACGAATTGTTCTAGTAATACTGTTTCATACAATGAAGGCATCGCAATTTCAACTTTCTCTCCTAGAAAACGATGACCATATGTATATGAATCTGTTTTTACCCCAGTAATTTCAAAAGGAATCACTTCTTGTCCAAATAAGGCTACAAGCCATTTAATTGGTCGGATATATCGTAATTCCTGGCTTCCCCAACGCATGTTTTTTGGGAATGTTAATCCCGTTATTAATTGTTTAGCCTCTGTTAATAATGTTTTTGCTTCTATTCCTTTTGTAAATTTTTGAACGTGAACATATTCAACGCCATTAATTTCCTTAAAGTAGATATCCTCAATAGAAGCACCTTGTCCTTTTGTAAAGCCTATTGCAGCTTTTGACCAGTTGCCATTCTCATCAAGAGCAATCTTTTTAGCAGGTCCTTTTGCTTCTTCTTCAATATCTGGCTGTTTTTCTAGCACATCTTTTATTAATACAGCTATACGACGGGGAGTGGAATACGTTCTCACTTCGCCATGTGATAATTGTTTTTCATCAAGCCATTTTGTTAATTTGTCTGCAAATTGATTCATTGCATCTGTCACATAATGTGCAGGCACTTCTTCTAAACCAATCTCTAATAATAAATCTTTCTTACTCATGATTTACTCCTCCTTCCTGTTGTAACATAGGGAAGCCTAATTTTTCGCGTTCTTCATAAAATGTTTTTGCGACTTTTCTAGCTAAGTTTCTTACACGGCCGATATAGCCTGTTCGCTCAGTAACAGAGATCGCTCCTTTTGCATCTAAAAGATTAAATGTATGAGAGCATTTTAAAACATAATCATATGCAGGATGGACAAGACCCTCATCCATCTGTCTCATCGCTTCTTTTTCATAGGTAGAGAACAGATGAAAAAGCATATCCGTATCAGATGTTTCAAAGGTATATTTTGAATGCTCATACTCAGGCATTAAAAAGATATCGCGCACTGTGTATCCATCCGTCCACTCTAAGTCAAATACATTTTCTTTATCTTGAATATAAGATGCCAGCCTTTCAATACCATACGTAATTTCAGCTGAAACTGGCTTACATTCTAACCCGCCAACTTGCTGGAAATAAGTAAATTGAGTGATTTCCATTCCATCTAACCATACTTCCCAACCTAAACCAGCACATCCAAGTGAAGGGTTTTCCCAGTTATCCTCAACAAAGCGAATATCATGCTCTAATGGATTAATTCCTAATGCACGTAACGAATCAAGGTAAAGCTCTTGAATATTGTCTGGTGAAGGCTTCATTATCACTTGAAATTGATGGTGTTGATAAAGTCTGTTAGGGTTTTCCCCATAACGTCCATCAGCGGGTCTTCTAGATGGTTCAACATAAGCCACCTTCCATGGCTCTGGTCCAATACTTCTTAAGAACGTATAAGGACTCATAGTACCTGCACCTTTCTCAGTATCATATGCTTGCATAAGCACACAGCCTTGATCAGACCAATGCTTTTGCAATGTTAGAATCATATTTTGAATATTCATCTTCATAAACCTCCATTATTTTTTAAAAAACAAGTTTTTGCTCTAGGGTTAAACGGCCTGGCTTATGTGATGTTTCTATTAAATACTAGAAGTACACCAGTTTTGGTAACACTCTTTAAAATTAAAAAAGCTCCCGTCCCTATGTCAAACTAATGACATAGGGACGGGAGCTAGCCCGCGGTTCCACCCTAATTGCTTATATGTATAAGCCACTTTAAATTAGTATGCTCCAGAATGCCTTTCATTACGGATCAATCCTTAGCTTTCACCATCCTAAGGTCGCTATCATTGAGGTTTCGTAATTACTTCTTTCCTTCAACGCAACAATTGTTAAATTATATTTGCATCTTAATTGAAAATTGTTCTAATGTCAACAACGTCCTTCTATAACTTTCCCTTTAAAGAATCCATTTGATCTAAAAAACGCTTTGATTTAATTGTAAGACCTGTATATTCCTGATAATAGGAGTTGATGACCATTTTCAATTCATTCTTCGTCTCCTGTTTAACAGAAATATTTCCTAATCGGTTTAAATCAAAATAATAAAATAGACGGAGGAGCTTTACTGTCATCGGTGATATCTGTAATCGATAAGGATCATTTTCAAAACATCGATGACATAAAAAACCTCCCTCACGTATGGAAAAATGAAATGTTCCATCTTTTTGACCACAAATAGAACAAGCATTAAGCTGCGGTTGCAACCCTAACACTGGCAACATCTTCATTTCAAAAATATGAATCAGAATATCCGGGTCTACATCTTCATCTAGAAATTGAAGGGTTTGTTTTAATAATTCAAACAAAAAAGGGTTTCTGTCTAGATTATCAGTACTTTTGTCTAGTAACTCAGCTAGGTATGAAGCATATGCTGTTAAAAAAATATCTTCTCGAATACTTCTAAATGACAAAATTGTTTCTCCCTGCTGCAAACCACCTAAACCACTGGATTTTTGAAACAAAAACGTCCCATACGTAAAAAGTTGGGTAATTGACGTAAGGCGACTATTAGGTTTCTTAGCGCCCCTTGCCATAACCCCAACTTTTCCAAGTTCTCTCGTATATAATGTTATTATTTTGTTTGTTTCACCGTAATCGGTAGAACGTATAACAATTCCTTCACATTTTTGAAGCAAATTTCCCCTCACCTTTCAAAGGTTCAGGCAAGATCAGGAAATTGGAAAATCTAGTTCAGCTAGTTCATCATCTTGAGAATCGGGTCCTTCATCATTCTCCTTTTCTAACTCTTTAAAAAGAAGATACGTATCAATACTACCTGTTTGCGAAAAAACCTTCCAGGTAAAATCCAACATATAAACCCCACCTTTCAGTTGTTAAGACTAGCAAGCAATAAATCCAATTTCTTTATAGTTATCTTGACCTTATTTTCTTCATTTCATGTTAAACAATTTTTACTAATGCTTTTCATGAATACGATTATTTTTTTGTTATTGTTTCATCCTAAACGCTTTAGTATTCATCTTCTCTAAATCCATAATCACGAAGCTGTGAAGCTTTATTTCGCCAATCTTTTTGCACTTTTACCCAAAGCTCTAAAAACACTTTAGATCCTAACAATGCTTCAATATCGACTCGTGCTCTTTGACCTACTTCTTTTAGCATGCTCCCACGTTTACCAATTACAATACCTTTTTGCGAATCACGCTCGACAATTATCGTTGCACCAACATATATTGCAGCATTGTTTTCACGGCGCTCAAGTGTATCCATTACCACTGCAATGGAATGTGGAATTTCTTCTCTTGTTAAATGTAAAACCTTTTCTCGTATTAGCTCTGTAATAATAAATCGTTCCGGGTGATCTGTCACTTGGTCTTCCGGGTAGTATTGCGGCCCTTCCGGTAGGACAGCTTCGATCTGTTGCAGTAACGTATCAATATTGTTTCCCTGCAGTGCTGAAATGGGAACAATTTCTTTAAAAGGATATAACTCTTTATATTTTTCAATGAGAGGCAGCAGTTGATCAGGATGGATTTGATCTATTTTGTTAATAATTAGAAAAACAGGTGTGTTTGTTTGCTTTAACTTCTCAATGATGAATTCATCACCACGTCCATACCCTTCTTCTGCATTAATCATAAATAAAATTAAATCAACCTCTTTTAACGTGTTTTGTGCTACTTTCATCATAAAATCGCCAAGCTTATGTTTTGGCTTATGAATTCCTGGGGTGTCAATAAAAATTGTTTGAGAATGATTCGTTGTATAAACCCCTTGAATTTTATTACGAGTTGTTTGCGGCTTATCACTCATAATAGCAATTTTTTGACCAATCACCCTGTTGATAAAAGTAGATTTTCCTACGTTTGGTCTTCCTATTATTGATACAAATCCTGATTTGAAAGATTGATTATGATTCATGTAAATCCTCCGCCGAAAAAGCTCCTGGTAGTAATTCACTAACTGTAAGTTCTGAAACATCACCTTGGAGGTTCGTTAATACAACCTTCATATCTTTTGGACAAAGCTCAGCAATAACTTGACGACAAGCACCACAAGGTGGAACAGGTCTAACGGTATCTGCTGCAACAGCTATAGCTGTATATTCTTTGTCACCTTCTGAATATGCTTTGAATATTGCTGTTCTCTCAGCACAATTACACATGCTGTAAGCAGCATTTTCAATATTACAGCCTT
This genomic stretch from Metabacillus sp. B2-18 harbors:
- the glyS gene encoding glycine--tRNA ligase subunit beta produces the protein MSKKDLLLEIGLEEVPAHYVTDAMNQFADKLTKWLDEKQLSHGEVRTYSTPRRIAVLIKDVLEKQPDIEEEAKGPAKKIALDENGNWSKAAIGFTKGQGASIEDIYFKEINGVEYVHVQKFTKGIEAKTLLTEAKQLITGLTFPKNMRWGSQELRYIRPIKWLVALFGQEVIPFEITGVKTDSYTYGHRFLGEKVEIAMPSLYETVLLEQFVIANPVKRKEAISQQLSDLEQEHNWVIPVDEDLLEEVNNLVEYPTALFGKFEQEYLSLPDEVLVTTMKEHQRYFPVRSKAGELQPYFITVRNGDQNHLENVARGNEKVLRARLSDANFFYKEDQKLNIGDAVKKLDKIVFHEELGTLGEKVKRIVSLSGKLADLLQVPSNEKQDVERAASICKFDLVTHMVYEFPELQGKIGEKYARLSGETEEVSRAINEHYMPRHAEDAAPASNVGAIVALADKLDTIVGFFSIGKIPTGSQDPYALRRQASGIIQILLSKQWTIALPELFELALSFYGDKGSTEAKEELQSFFRLRLKYRLAEENIRYDLNDAVLESSILEVNSLVARAKVLQEASVEPEFKETVEALARVMNIAKKGNNLDINEELFESEHERSLYKAYLQAVEQLNNFKTVEKIRENYGILAELKPVIIDYFDHTMVMSDDENVKANRLAQMVKLSQLIESFAKMNVILVK
- the glyQ gene encoding glycine--tRNA ligase subunit alpha → MNIQNMILTLQKHWSDQGCVLMQAYDTEKGAGTMSPYTFLRSIGPEPWKVAYVEPSRRPADGRYGENPNRLYQHHQFQVIMKPSPDNIQELYLDSLRALGINPLEHDIRFVEDNWENPSLGCAGLGWEVWLDGMEITQFTYFQQVGGLECKPVSAEITYGIERLASYIQDKENVFDLEWTDGYTVRDIFLMPEYEHSKYTFETSDTDMLFHLFSTYEKEAMRQMDEGLVHPAYDYVLKCSHTFNLLDAKGAISVTERTGYIGRVRNLARKVAKTFYEEREKLGFPMLQQEGGVNHE
- the recO gene encoding DNA repair protein RecO, with protein sequence MLQKCEGIVIRSTDYGETNKIITLYTRELGKVGVMARGAKKPNSRLTSITQLFTYGTFLFQKSSGLGGLQQGETILSFRSIREDIFLTAYASYLAELLDKSTDNLDRNPFLFELLKQTLQFLDEDVDPDILIHIFEMKMLPVLGLQPQLNACSICGQKDGTFHFSIREGGFLCHRCFENDPYRLQISPMTVKLLRLFYYFDLNRLGNISVKQETKNELKMVINSYYQEYTGLTIKSKRFLDQMDSLKGKL
- a CDS encoding YqzL family protein, whose product is MLDFTWKVFSQTGSIDTYLLFKELEKENDEGPDSQDDELAELDFPIS
- the era gene encoding GTPase Era; its protein translation is MNHNQSFKSGFVSIIGRPNVGKSTFINRVIGQKIAIMSDKPQTTRNKIQGVYTTNHSQTIFIDTPGIHKPKHKLGDFMMKVAQNTLKEVDLILFMINAEEGYGRGDEFIIEKLKQTNTPVFLIINKIDQIHPDQLLPLIEKYKELYPFKEIVPISALQGNNIDTLLQQIEAVLPEGPQYYPEDQVTDHPERFIITELIREKVLHLTREEIPHSIAVVMDTLERRENNAAIYVGATIIVERDSQKGIVIGKRGSMLKEVGQRARVDIEALLGSKVFLELWVKVQKDWRNKASQLRDYGFREDEY
- a CDS encoding cytidine deaminase, with product MSHSLRERKKDLVNIEQLIEEAKAAREMAYTPYSKFKVGAALLTKDGKVYKGCNIENAAYSMCNCAERTAIFKAYSEGDKEYTAIAVAADTVRPVPPCGACRQVIAELCPKDMKVVLTNLQGDVSELTVSELLPGAFSAEDLHES